A portion of the Adhaeribacter radiodurans genome contains these proteins:
- a CDS encoding DUF4331 family protein codes for MKMFTKSGLLKSGLVVVAVASLSVIGTRFNYLESSSHREAPIIANDPLADNTDVYAFRNPKNKNNMVLIANYIPFEHPDGGPNYFNFGENIAYDIHIKNDPATKGDDILYRFEFKLKDEDPTTFFNIRLGKQNRKATYTCKKSTDNGKTFTTIISNGIVPPNNIGPRSIESAVGLNSSYDKEMQKGIITASTGEKVFCGPVDDPFFVDIGAIFDLGATRPNKAVDGLKRMNVHTIALDVPIELLNKEGQKVSKSWSILDPDFIIGVWASASRRQITVRESKGKIRHEGEYVQVSRLGMPLTNEVIIPIGKKDEWNYYSSNNDPKEFEKYFTNPELALYMDDSKFGGAVPGLSALRIQTKSLGAFDFRNGADGLYSLLGDPATKGTAFDKQLFGNYLLRKGEPRSVDLLPIFMTGVPNLAPYQLVTGKKDGNPLAAGKPFINNFLPTFGDMLRVNMAVPPTDRDSKDFSSLGLVQAAVLGIVDPRYNMSTAMQFIPNMDGFPNGRRLEDDVTRIELQAVSGIVLAAVGLGYDDYDPMAGTGTIGDVEQQHNSDPIMIMPPAGAIFTNVRSATFGTGKGSSWENFKFDANCQIDVTDKVRKAYGNFQLTNSDPNFTIPVNYKVLGDPCPGSEKSLRVVLDYRTTASLATPALVKVLTFTTGVEKNDAEFQTRFPFEAEPWNGYTEGGHGNTNASGNIDNASASASITPYNAPNGLNLSSPDVMLKQMENFPNPSRDKTTFRYHVAQPTEVSLLIYDANGNLVASPVSKEKRAAGMYEVSVNVSKYQGGLYYARIVNGSTKSDQTLKFVVSK; via the coding sequence ATGAAAATGTTTACAAAGTCTGGCCTGCTGAAATCTGGGCTGGTAGTGGTGGCAGTAGCTTCCCTATCCGTAATTGGTACCCGCTTTAATTATCTGGAATCTTCAAGTCACCGCGAAGCGCCGATTATTGCGAACGATCCCCTGGCTGATAATACCGATGTGTATGCCTTCCGCAACCCGAAGAACAAAAACAACATGGTATTAATCGCCAACTACATTCCTTTTGAACACCCGGATGGTGGCCCTAACTACTTTAACTTTGGCGAAAACATTGCCTACGACATTCACATTAAAAACGACCCTGCTACCAAAGGCGATGATATTTTATATCGCTTTGAGTTTAAATTAAAAGACGAAGATCCAACTACTTTCTTTAACATCCGGCTGGGTAAACAAAATCGAAAAGCCACTTATACCTGTAAGAAAAGCACCGACAACGGAAAAACCTTTACTACTATAATATCCAATGGTATTGTTCCTCCGAACAACATTGGCCCTCGCTCCATCGAGAGTGCCGTAGGCCTAAACAGCAGCTACGATAAAGAAATGCAAAAAGGCATCATTACTGCTTCTACCGGCGAGAAAGTTTTCTGCGGACCAGTAGATGATCCGTTCTTTGTAGATATAGGAGCCATTTTCGACTTAGGCGCTACTCGTCCGAATAAAGCCGTTGATGGTTTAAAAAGAATGAACGTGCATACTATTGCCTTAGATGTTCCTATTGAATTATTGAACAAAGAAGGCCAGAAAGTAAGCAAATCCTGGAGCATTCTGGATCCGGATTTTATTATCGGGGTGTGGGCTTCTGCCAGCCGCCGGCAAATTACGGTACGCGAAAGCAAAGGCAAAATCCGGCACGAGGGCGAGTACGTGCAGGTTTCCCGCTTAGGCATGCCGCTAACCAACGAAGTTATTATTCCGATTGGTAAAAAAGACGAATGGAATTATTATTCGTCCAACAACGATCCGAAAGAATTCGAGAAATACTTTACCAACCCGGAATTAGCCCTGTACATGGATGATTCTAAATTTGGCGGAGCAGTACCTGGTTTATCGGCGCTGCGCATTCAAACTAAATCTCTGGGTGCATTCGATTTCCGGAACGGAGCCGATGGCTTGTATTCTTTATTAGGCGACCCCGCCACCAAAGGAACCGCCTTCGATAAACAATTATTCGGTAATTATTTACTCCGGAAAGGCGAACCTCGCTCCGTGGATTTATTGCCTATTTTCATGACCGGTGTTCCTAATTTAGCACCTTACCAACTGGTTACCGGTAAAAAAGACGGCAATCCGCTGGCCGCCGGCAAGCCTTTTATCAATAACTTTTTGCCTACCTTCGGTGATATGCTGCGCGTAAATATGGCCGTACCGCCAACCGACCGCGACTCGAAAGATTTTAGCAGTTTAGGATTAGTGCAAGCCGCTGTTTTAGGTATTGTTGATCCCCGTTATAATATGAGCACGGCTATGCAGTTTATTCCGAACATGGATGGCTTCCCGAACGGTCGTCGCTTAGAAGATGACGTTACCCGGATTGAATTACAAGCAGTTAGTGGTATTGTATTGGCGGCCGTTGGTTTAGGTTACGATGATTATGATCCTATGGCCGGTACCGGCACCATAGGCGACGTAGAACAGCAACACAACAGCGATCCGATTATGATTATGCCACCGGCTGGGGCTATTTTCACAAATGTACGGTCGGCCACTTTTGGTACCGGTAAAGGCAGCAGTTGGGAAAACTTTAAGTTCGACGCGAATTGCCAAATAGATGTAACTGATAAAGTACGGAAAGCCTACGGTAACTTCCAGTTGACTAACTCCGATCCAAACTTTACCATTCCGGTTAACTACAAAGTATTAGGCGATCCTTGCCCGGGTTCCGAAAAGAGTTTACGGGTAGTATTGGATTACCGCACCACGGCTAGTTTAGCAACACCGGCTTTAGTAAAAGTACTTACCTTTACTACCGGCGTGGAGAAAAACGATGCCGAATTCCAAACCCGATTCCCTTTTGAAGCGGAACCCTGGAACGGTTACACCGAAGGTGGCCACGGCAACACGAACGCCAGCGGCAACATCGATAATGCCAGCGCTAGCGCCAGTATTACGCCTTACAATGCACCGAATGGCTTAAACTTATCTTCCCCCGACGTGATGTTGAAGCAAATGGAAAATTTCCCGAACCCATCGCGCGATAAGACTACTTTCCGTTACCACGTAGCCCAACCTACCGAGGTAAGCCTGCTCATTTACGATGCGAACGGCAATTTAGTAGCTAGTCCGGTTAGTAAGGAAAAACGCGCCGCTGGTATGTACGAAGTATCGGTAAACGTGAGTAAATACCAGGGCGGTTTGTACTATGCCCGGATTGTAAACGGCAGCACCAAGTCAGATCAAACTTTAAAATTTGTAGTTTCTAAATAA
- a CDS encoding DUF4097 family beta strand repeat-containing protein, with amino-acid sequence MKKILLAATFCALLTNLSWAQTAVSGKDKTKNKANVIVNSHRNDNDDDDRSGERREYKTKLGNNASNQVRFIMASSEVKIVGHNSDELVIEANNYHAPPARAQGLKPLYNAAEDNTGIGLSVNREGNVLTVIKAQKGSGKYTIRVPNKAAISYTEGNWEGGDFELADLDGAIELKLNNSRAELNNVAGPVIANSTNGGIQVKFKNLNQQKPSSISVVNGEIDITLPAATKANWKLRSINGEVYTDFDMALPKDKSDLQKIAGSNTVEGKTNGGGVEMNVYTINSDIFIRKSK; translated from the coding sequence ATGAAAAAGATATTATTAGCCGCCACCTTTTGCGCCTTATTGACCAACCTCAGTTGGGCACAAACAGCTGTCAGCGGAAAAGATAAAACTAAAAACAAGGCGAATGTGATAGTAAATAGCCACCGCAACGACAATGACGACGATGACCGCAGTGGGGAACGCCGCGAGTACAAAACTAAATTAGGCAATAACGCCAGCAACCAGGTACGTTTTATTATGGCCAGCAGTGAAGTAAAAATTGTAGGCCACAACTCCGACGAGTTAGTAATAGAAGCCAATAATTACCATGCGCCACCTGCCCGGGCCCAAGGTTTAAAGCCCCTCTACAACGCCGCCGAAGATAATACCGGTATTGGTCTTTCTGTTAACCGAGAGGGTAATGTGCTAACCGTAATAAAAGCCCAGAAAGGAAGCGGCAAATACACGATTCGGGTACCAAATAAAGCGGCCATTTCTTACACCGAAGGCAACTGGGAAGGTGGCGATTTTGAACTAGCCGACCTAGACGGAGCCATTGAACTTAAACTAAATAATTCGCGCGCCGAACTTAACAACGTAGCCGGACCGGTAATTGCCAATAGTACCAACGGCGGCATTCAGGTTAAATTTAAAAATTTAAACCAGCAAAAGCCTTCGTCTATTTCGGTAGTAAATGGCGAAATTGATATAACCTTACCGGCCGCCACCAAAGCCAACTGGAAATTGCGCTCAATCAACGGAGAAGTATACACCGATTTTGACATGGCGCTGCCAAAAGACAAATCTGATTTACAAAAAATTGCCGGCAGCAACACCGTGGAAGGCAAAACTAACGGCGGGGGCGTAGAAATGAATGTGTACACCATCAACAGCGATATTTTTATTCGCAAGAGTAAGTAA
- a CDS encoding RNA polymerase sigma factor: MDLQTFKQKVLPAKDKLFRLAKTMLRHHEEAEDALQEVFLKLWTNQHKLEACNSVEAFAMTVTKNLCLDKLKVKTPKHLADITEMELESGYTTPQQSYELSNSAEVMRRLVDQLPEQQKLILHLRDVEGYSFEEIEQITQLPMNTIRVTLSRARKLVRERYLKIEKYEVG; encoded by the coding sequence ATGGACTTACAAACGTTTAAGCAGAAAGTTTTACCCGCAAAGGACAAGCTCTTTCGGTTGGCTAAAACCATGTTGCGCCACCACGAAGAAGCCGAAGATGCCCTGCAGGAAGTTTTTCTGAAACTCTGGACGAACCAGCACAAACTGGAGGCCTGCAATAGTGTTGAAGCGTTTGCCATGACAGTAACTAAAAATTTGTGCTTAGATAAATTAAAAGTAAAAACTCCTAAGCATCTGGCAGATATAACGGAAATGGAATTGGAATCGGGTTATACTACGCCTCAGCAAAGTTACGAGCTAAGCAATAGTGCTGAGGTAATGCGCCGGTTAGTGGACCAACTACCGGAACAACAAAAACTGATTCTGCATTTACGGGACGTGGAAGGTTATTCCTTCGAAGAAATAGAACAGATTACCCAATTACCCATGAACACCATTCGGGTTACCTTATCCAGAGCCCGCAAACTGGTACGCGAACGTTATTTAAAAATTGAGAAGTATGAAGTGGGATAA
- a CDS encoding putative DNA modification/repair radical SAM protein, producing MNDKINNKLKILADAAKYDVSCSSSGGKRKNLNKGLGNAEGMGICHSYTEDGRCVSLLKILLTNYCIFDCAYCVTRRSNDIQRAAFTIDEVVNLTLNFYRRNYIEGLFLSSGIFKDSDYTMERLIRIAKKLRQEHKFNGYIHLKTIPGASEDLIKEAGLYADRLSVNIELPTELSLQKLAPEKNYAQIIKPMSAISQELIASKEEQKLFKHATAFAPAGQSTQLIVGASAENDKQILHLANQLYGQYHLKRVYYSGYVPVSSDSRLVGIQVPPLMRENRIYQADWLMRFYGFQVQEIVSDFTPNLDLEIDPKLAWALRNMHFFPVEINSADYEMILRVPGIGVKSAKKIVMARRFAALTADHLLKIGVTMKRARYFITCSGKSPVAKTYTEESIRRRILFGEGSVRNSLIKQQLSLFGTAS from the coding sequence ATGAACGACAAAATTAATAATAAGCTAAAAATATTAGCAGATGCCGCGAAATATGATGTTTCTTGTTCATCCAGCGGAGGCAAGCGGAAAAATCTTAACAAAGGTTTAGGCAATGCCGAAGGAATGGGGATTTGCCATTCGTATACCGAGGACGGCCGCTGCGTTTCGTTACTAAAAATATTGCTTACTAACTACTGCATTTTTGATTGTGCCTACTGTGTAACCCGGCGCAGCAATGATATTCAGCGGGCTGCTTTTACCATCGACGAAGTTGTTAATCTTACCCTGAATTTTTACCGACGCAATTACATCGAAGGGTTATTTCTGAGTTCAGGTATTTTTAAGGATTCGGATTACACCATGGAACGTCTGATACGCATTGCGAAAAAGCTGCGCCAGGAACATAAATTTAACGGTTACATTCACCTGAAAACAATTCCCGGAGCCAGCGAAGACTTAATTAAAGAAGCAGGCCTTTACGCCGACCGGCTCAGCGTAAACATTGAGTTACCTACCGAACTAAGCTTGCAAAAGCTGGCTCCGGAAAAAAATTACGCTCAGATTATTAAACCCATGTCAGCGATTAGCCAGGAACTTATCGCCAGCAAAGAAGAACAAAAATTATTTAAGCATGCTACTGCTTTTGCTCCGGCGGGCCAGAGTACGCAGTTAATTGTAGGAGCCTCCGCCGAAAACGACAAGCAGATTTTGCACCTGGCGAATCAATTATACGGGCAATACCACTTAAAGCGGGTGTATTATTCGGGTTACGTGCCGGTTAGCAGCGACAGCCGGTTGGTGGGTATTCAGGTGCCACCGCTTATGCGCGAAAACCGCATTTACCAGGCCGATTGGCTCATGCGGTTTTATGGTTTTCAGGTGCAGGAAATTGTATCGGATTTCACTCCCAACTTAGACTTAGAAATTGACCCGAAACTAGCCTGGGCGTTGCGCAATATGCATTTCTTTCCGGTAGAAATAAATTCGGCCGATTACGAAATGATTTTACGCGTGCCGGGTATTGGGGTGAAATCGGCTAAAAAAATTGTAATGGCGCGTCGTTTTGCCGCCCTTACGGCCGATCATTTATTAAAAATTGGCGTGACTATGAAGCGAGCCCGCTACTTTATTACCTGCAGCGGTAAAAGCCCGGTAGCTAAAACATATACCGAAGAAAGTATTCGCCGGCGAATACTTTTCGGAGAAGGTTCGGTGCGGAACAGCTTGATTAAGCAGCAATTAAGTTTGTTCGGGACAGCCAGCTAG
- a CDS encoding DUF4097 family beta strand repeat-containing protein, which translates to MKKLFFLILLNSLSTLSVSAQKVVEKTLPAASNQEIDLQLKFGDDIKISAWDKPEVYVKVTYNINSGRLNDALKLDFNSGTNGPRVTVDLDHDLLKTGRAEDCPDAPYGRNRSSYNGQEYYTCTQIDYEIKVPRNNSLVVNTINGNIELRGINGPVNAKSISGFVDMSWPDKKGATISFKTITGEVYSDLNIGFTNKQKEIPIVGYQLKGDLNGGGSRVKLETISNNVYFRKGN; encoded by the coding sequence ATGAAAAAGTTATTTTTTCTTATCCTTCTCAACTCGTTATCTACTTTAAGTGTTTCCGCGCAGAAAGTAGTTGAAAAAACCTTACCGGCCGCCTCTAACCAAGAAATAGATTTGCAGTTAAAGTTTGGGGATGATATTAAAATCAGCGCCTGGGACAAACCAGAGGTTTACGTAAAAGTAACGTACAATATTAATTCCGGTAGGTTAAACGACGCCCTGAAACTTGATTTTAACTCTGGCACCAATGGCCCCCGCGTAACCGTAGACTTGGACCATGATTTGTTAAAAACCGGCCGCGCTGAAGATTGTCCGGATGCTCCATACGGCCGCAATCGTTCTTCTTATAATGGCCAGGAGTACTATACCTGCACCCAAATTGACTACGAAATTAAAGTACCGCGCAACAATAGCTTAGTGGTAAATACTATTAACGGCAATATTGAACTACGCGGAATAAATGGCCCTGTAAACGCCAAATCCATCAGCGGCTTTGTAGATATGAGTTGGCCGGATAAAAAAGGGGCTACCATTTCCTTCAAAACCATTACCGGCGAGGTATATTCGGATTTAAACATTGGTTTTACCAACAAACAAAAAGAAATTCCAATAGTGGGTTATCAATTAAAAGGAGATCTAAATGGCGGAGGCAGCCGGGTAAAACTGGAGACTATTAGTAATAACGTTTACTTTCGAAAAGGAAATTAG
- a CDS encoding tetratricopeptide repeat protein gives MKKNYFYIATTAVLLVTAIVFYQKYQNVSDPIPPLHERQGPISTTSEWLNTKAAIQGLQRKLREKPGDLKSKLLLGLAYMQEARITGEHPYYYPAALGLIQDVLDHESSDQVLIYEATVAKATIQLSLHQFEKALETGKEALKINDHGAAVYGVLCDANVELGHYEEAIAMADKMSSLRPDLKSYSRVSYLREIHGDMPGAIEAMQLAATAGFPGLEQTSWVLVTLGSLYEKTGDLKNAEAQYNKALGQSPNYAFAISGLGRLAVKSKDYDKATQLFTKAATILPEFSFQEELVRLYQHQGQTKKAEATLKELLAGLEEDQEAGHVVDLELANIYLELGKDPNTALTYALKEHKKRPDNIDVCKTLAQIYYQKKEYATAASYLKKATRTNSQAADLVCLDGLVKYHLGNQVEGANLIQKSLAINPYQNTHLSTEGKNLVHKSISKI, from the coding sequence ATGAAAAAGAATTACTTTTATATAGCTACTACCGCCGTATTGCTGGTAACCGCCATTGTATTCTACCAAAAATACCAGAATGTTTCGGATCCTATTCCGCCGCTGCACGAACGACAAGGCCCTATTTCTACTACCAGCGAATGGTTAAATACCAAAGCGGCCATTCAAGGTTTGCAACGCAAGCTCCGCGAAAAACCCGGCGATTTAAAAAGTAAGTTATTGTTAGGTTTGGCTTACATGCAGGAAGCCCGCATTACCGGCGAACACCCGTACTATTATCCGGCCGCGCTTGGCTTAATTCAGGATGTTTTAGACCATGAATCATCTGACCAGGTATTGATCTATGAAGCTACGGTAGCCAAAGCTACCATTCAGTTGTCGCTGCACCAATTTGAAAAAGCCTTGGAAACAGGTAAAGAAGCCCTGAAAATTAACGACCACGGGGCGGCGGTTTACGGGGTATTGTGCGATGCCAACGTGGAATTAGGCCATTACGAAGAAGCCATTGCTATGGCCGATAAAATGAGTTCGCTGCGTCCTGATTTAAAATCGTATTCACGGGTTTCGTATTTGCGGGAAATTCACGGCGATATGCCAGGAGCGATTGAAGCCATGCAACTAGCTGCTACCGCAGGTTTCCCGGGTCTGGAACAAACCTCGTGGGTTTTAGTAACGCTGGGCAGTTTATATGAAAAAACCGGCGACCTGAAAAATGCCGAAGCTCAGTATAACAAAGCTTTAGGTCAATCACCTAATTATGCTTTTGCCATTAGTGGTCTGGGGCGGTTAGCTGTTAAAAGCAAAGATTACGACAAAGCCACCCAGCTATTTACGAAAGCCGCCACTATTTTACCGGAATTTTCTTTTCAGGAAGAATTAGTGCGCTTGTACCAGCACCAGGGACAAACCAAAAAAGCTGAAGCCACCTTAAAAGAATTACTAGCCGGCCTGGAAGAAGATCAGGAAGCCGGCCACGTAGTAGATTTGGAACTGGCTAATATTTACCTGGAGTTAGGCAAAGATCCAAATACAGCTCTTACTTACGCTTTAAAAGAACACAAAAAACGACCCGACAACATTGACGTTTGCAAAACTCTGGCCCAGATTTATTACCAAAAGAAAGAGTATGCTACAGCAGCCAGTTATTTGAAAAAAGCTACCCGTACCAACAGTCAGGCAGCGGATTTAGTGTGTCTGGATGGCTTAGTCAAATACCATTTAGGCAACCAGGTAGAAGGCGCAAACTTAATCCAAAAGTCGTTGGCCATAAACCCCTACCAGAACACCCATCTAAGTACGGAAGGTAAAAATCTGGTGCACAAATCTATTTCTAAAATTTAG
- a CDS encoding HEAT repeat domain-containing protein yields the protein MKWDNIEVLLERYYDAETTLEEENYLRAYFNQTEVPANLKPAQEQFKFMETQRNVKLTGYSHDEWLFAKMEEPNGRQFFLGRDSIKFLMQIAASVLLVTLGFWFGTRNPFATATPNPEVAALRKDLQEFKKVLSPHALQSVTAAERIQVVKEGVKNTPADKEVAQVLINAMNFDPNVNVRLAACESLFQYRHLPMVREAYIQSLQIQTDPNVQAMLIDILVALKEKQAVDQVKKLSQRQNLQPTIKLKAQQAIGILI from the coding sequence ATGAAGTGGGATAATATAGAAGTATTGTTGGAGCGCTACTACGACGCGGAAACCACCCTGGAAGAAGAAAATTACTTACGTGCTTATTTTAACCAAACCGAAGTACCTGCTAATCTAAAGCCGGCTCAGGAACAGTTTAAATTTATGGAAACGCAACGAAACGTAAAACTTACCGGCTACTCGCACGACGAATGGCTGTTTGCGAAAATGGAAGAACCCAATGGGCGACAGTTCTTCCTGGGCCGCGACTCTATCAAATTTTTAATGCAAATAGCGGCCAGCGTACTATTAGTAACCCTTGGCTTTTGGTTTGGTACCCGTAATCCATTTGCCACCGCTACCCCCAACCCCGAAGTAGCGGCCCTCCGGAAGGATTTACAGGAATTTAAAAAAGTGTTGTCGCCGCATGCATTGCAATCTGTTACTGCCGCCGAAAGAATTCAGGTAGTAAAAGAAGGCGTAAAAAATACTCCCGCTGATAAAGAAGTAGCCCAGGTTTTAATTAACGCCATGAACTTTGACCCGAACGTAAATGTGCGTTTAGCAGCCTGCGAGTCTTTGTTTCAATACCGGCACTTACCCATGGTGCGCGAAGCGTATATCCAATCTTTACAAATCCAAACCGATCCTAACGTTCAGGCCATGCTCATTGATATTCTGGTAGCCTTAAAAGAAAAGCAAGCAGTAGATCAGGTTAAAAAATTATCTCAGAGACAAAATTTACAGCCTACCATAAAATTGAAAGCCCAACAAGCCATTGGCATTCTGATTTAA
- a CDS encoding BamA/TamA family outer membrane protein encodes MVLIVYILKRFALLFLVLVLVTASGYAQQTTPIPDSLQKNAADTTHRVLDSDKIIKDLKAYSKRKTIVGRLIKAVFRFDRKPEPAAVNPQILNYQFPQHHYKIVRRIYIKSLDAFGYSINDTTRLPANFLEKAGNSLHVKTHQGRIRNKLLFKPGEPLEPLDLTESERLLRQTDYILDARVTVNEKTSTADSVDIVVITKDVFSISAGGSYSAGKSSGRIVLRDINFMGSGHQIRNSYRFGLDSIQQSYEYTGSYRVENIYKTFISSELIYRDEVNYKQKGASLQRDFFAINTKYAGAIALNWYTLPTYVRLTDSTGQRQNISFSTQDYWLSKSFRFKSYNLGQENRGRIITSGRVIITRYPTPPTDEYQSNTFYLAGIGYTYRKYYKDRYLFGFGRTEDIPAGNLLALTYGLEHGNNYNRRYIDIKAGFGKYQRNFGYLNFTSEFNTFIRDKKWEQGELATEILYFTRLYNINTWRMRHFVWNRTSYGLNRKYGENVLNINKYEGVRGFNSPERGTRKFVLNYENNLYTPLSFVGFRFAIVAFADIAWLSTGNSSNPFRNTPLQGYGIGFRFLNEYTTFNTIQISLGFYPQGPTSFKTYPSTRPYYEFNDFTYSRPITAVFGDGIYR; translated from the coding sequence ATGGTATTGATAGTATATATTTTAAAGCGGTTCGCTCTACTATTTCTGGTACTAGTTTTAGTTACGGCATCTGGATATGCCCAGCAAACCACGCCTATTCCTGATTCTTTGCAGAAAAATGCAGCCGATACGACTCATCGGGTATTGGATTCCGATAAAATTATTAAAGATTTAAAGGCGTATTCGAAGCGTAAAACTATAGTAGGCCGCTTGATAAAAGCGGTTTTCCGGTTTGATCGCAAACCTGAGCCTGCTGCCGTAAATCCACAAATTTTAAACTACCAATTTCCGCAGCACCATTACAAAATTGTGCGGCGCATTTATATTAAAAGTTTAGATGCCTTTGGCTATTCTATTAACGATACCACCCGGTTGCCCGCTAACTTCCTGGAAAAAGCCGGTAATTCGCTCCATGTAAAAACCCATCAGGGGCGCATTCGCAATAAATTATTATTTAAGCCCGGCGAACCGCTCGAACCTTTAGACTTAACCGAATCGGAGCGTTTGCTGCGCCAAACCGATTACATTTTAGATGCCCGGGTAACCGTTAACGAGAAAACTTCCACGGCCGATAGCGTGGATATAGTAGTAATTACCAAAGACGTTTTTTCGATAAGTGCGGGTGGTTCTTACAGTGCCGGAAAAAGTTCGGGCCGGATTGTGCTCCGCGATATTAACTTTATGGGTAGTGGTCACCAGATTCGCAATTCGTACCGCTTCGGCCTCGACTCTATTCAGCAATCGTACGAGTACACGGGGAGCTACCGGGTAGAAAATATTTACAAGACTTTCATCAGCAGCGAATTAATCTACCGCGACGAAGTAAATTATAAACAAAAAGGAGCCAGCCTGCAGCGCGATTTCTTTGCTATTAACACCAAGTACGCTGGTGCCATTGCATTAAACTGGTACACCTTGCCTACTTACGTCCGGCTTACGGACTCAACGGGGCAAAGGCAAAATATCTCTTTTTCCACGCAGGATTATTGGTTAAGCAAGTCGTTCCGCTTTAAATCGTATAATTTAGGCCAGGAAAACCGGGGCCGAATTATTACCTCGGGACGGGTTATTATTACCCGCTATCCTACTCCCCCAACCGACGAATACCAAAGCAATACTTTTTACCTGGCGGGCATTGGCTATACGTACCGGAAATATTATAAAGACCGTTATTTGTTTGGCTTTGGCCGTACAGAAGATATTCCGGCCGGTAACCTACTGGCTCTTACCTATGGGTTGGAGCACGGCAATAATTATAACCGGCGCTACATAGATATAAAAGCCGGTTTTGGCAAATACCAGCGTAACTTTGGTTATTTAAATTTCACCTCTGAGTTTAATACCTTTATTCGGGATAAAAAGTGGGAACAAGGCGAGCTGGCCACCGAAATTTTATATTTCACCAGGTTATATAATATAAATACCTGGCGCATGCGCCATTTTGTTTGGAACCGTACGTCGTACGGGCTTAACCGTAAATACGGCGAAAACGTATTAAACATAAATAAATACGAAGGAGTACGTGGTTTCAACTCACCGGAACGGGGCACCCGTAAGTTCGTGCTTAATTACGAGAATAACCTTTACACGCCTTTATCGTTTGTTGGTTTCCGGTTTGCTATTGTTGCTTTTGCTGATATTGCCTGGCTTTCCACCGGCAACAGCAGCAATCCTTTCCGCAACACGCCTTTACAAGGCTACGGTATTGGCTTCCGTTTTTTAAATGAATACACCACTTTTAATACTATTCAAATTTCGTTAGGCTTTTATCCCCAGGGACCTACTTCTTTTAAAACCTACCCTTCTACCCGGCCTTATTACGAATTCAACGATTTTACCTACTCCCGCCCTATTACCGCAGTTTTTGGCGATGGTATTTACCGGTAA